Part of the Pseudomonas lijiangensis genome is shown below.
TTCTCCTGCATCGAGGCTGTCATTCCCATGGTGCTGTCGCCAGTGGAGTCTGTTCAAGGTAGACGTTTCAAGATTCTGTTTTTAACGGTTTTTTACTTTTTTGCTGAATATGGAATTGCCGTCTACCGTTGATCCGACACCCTTCAAGGAAAAAAACGCTACGCCGATCAGTTAAAAACACCCCCCTCGCTGTGGAGTACCCCGCAATGATGCGACGTCTTAACCTGGCCCCCCGTTCCGCCCTGTGCTTTGGCTTTTTCTGCCTGATGTTATTGCTTCAGGGAGGGTTGTTCATGCGCCAGGCCGAGAAGCTCAATGAGGCAGAGAAACATGTTGAAACAAATGTGCTGCCCAGCGTCAAGCTGCTCGGCTCGCTGGATCGCGAGTTCGTCAGCCTGCGGGGTAACAATGCTCGCCTGCGCAACCCTGTGGAACCACAGGAACGCAAGACCAAGGCGGCCAGCGATATTCAGCAGTCCCGTCAGTTGATCAGTGAATACAGCGATGCTCTTGGCAAGCTGATTGTCACGACTGAAGGTCAAAAAGCCTTCAGTGAGCTCAAGCAAGCCATTACCGGCTATAACGCCATCCAGGATCGTTACCTGTCGGAGGCAGCAGCAGGCAATCTCGAAGCTGCGGTCAAGACCTCCAATACGGACATGAAAGCCGCTGCCGACCTGACCGAGGCTTCGCTGCAGAAGCTGATCGGCGTGAACGACACAAAAGCCAAGCGTGCGGGTGAGAAGGCTGACGCTGCTTACCATGGCACGGTGGTGATGGTGATTCTGTTCGTGGTGCTGGGCGCGACAGGCACTGTGCTGCTGGCCTGGCTGTATACCCGCAGCCTTACCGTACCTATCGGCGATGCACTGGAGATTGCCCGGCGTATCGCAGCCAATGACTTGACCCAGCCCATCAAGCAAGAGGGCACCGATGAAGCGGCGCGACTGGTCGGTTCGCTGGCCGCCATGCAGTCCAATCTGCGTGGGGCTCTGGCCACCATCCTGGACTCGGCGTCCCAATTGGCTTCGACTTCCGAAGAAATGCATGTCGTGACCGAAGACGCCTCGCGCACCACCCAGCGCCAGAGTAACGAAATCGAAATGGCCGCAACCGCGGTCACTGAAATGAGTGCTGCGGTTGATGAGGTCGCCAGCAACGCTGCGGCGGCCTCGACGTCGGCGGCGCAGTCCACCAAGGCGGCGCTGGATGGCCGCGCTCAGGTGGATGAAACGGTCGCCGCGATCAACCTGATGGTGGCCAAGGTGGGAGATACCTCCGCCGAGGTGCGCGGGCTGGCGACCATGGCCACGGATATCAGCAAGGTGCTGGACGTCATTCGTGCCATCGCCGAGCAGACCAACCTCCTGGCACTCAATGCTGCCATCGAAGCGGCACGTGCTGGCGAAGCCGGTCGTGGATTTGCCGTGGTGGCCGATGAGGTGAGGGCGCTGGCGCATCGCACCCAGCAATCGACCCGTGAAATCGAGCAGATGGTCAGTTCTATCCAGACCGGTACTCATCAGGCGGTGACGGCCATGGAGCAGACCAGCCATCAGGCCCACAACACGCTGGAACTGGCCAATGGTGCCGGGCAGGCACTGCTGGCTATTACCGACTCCATCGGCCAGATCAACGAGCGCAATCTGATGATTGCCACCGCCGCCGAAGAGCAGGCTCAGGTGGCGCGAGAGGTCGATAGAAGCCTGGTCAGCATTCGTGACCTGTCGGCTCAGACTTCCGAGGGCGCGAACCAGACGACAATCGCCACTGCAGAGCTGTCCAAGCTGGCGACAAACCTGAGTCGCATCACCAAGCAATTCCAGGTCTAGGATCTGCAAAGCCGTCCGGTCGTGGGACCGGGCGGCATCAGGTCATTCAAGGCCTCAATGTTGTGCGCATCAGCCTGTATTCGCTCCAATACGTATCACTTCTCGCCACACCGGTTTTTCCCTCGATCCCCATCTTCTTCGTAACGGTTTGATTCCCTTCATTAAAAAATGACAGGTGAGGACTTGGCTCGCTCTTTGCTTTTTTGCATTTATGGATAATTGGATACATTTATGCAAAAGGTGACAGGCATGCAGAGCGTACCCACCTATGTGGAGCGTCAGCCGGTTACGGCCGAAGAGGAGGCTTACAACTTCCTGTTGAATGCGATCTGTTCGGGTCGTTATCGCAAGGGTGATCGTCTGATAGCCGAAGACATTGCCAGTGAAATCGGGACCAGCCGGATGCCGGTACGCGAGGCGTTTCGGCGTCTGGATGCTCAGGGGCTGGTCACGTTGCGCCCCAACCGCGGCGCTGTTGTCAGCGGCCTGGATATTGAGCAGATGAACGAAGTGTTCGAGATGCGCGCGGCGCTGGAAGGTCTGGCGGTGCGGGTGGCGGTGAGCAGGATCAATGATCGGCAGATCACGATTCTGGAACGGCTTCTTGATGACATGGATGATTTTCGCGACGACCCCGGACACTGGATCGCCCGCCATCGCGCATTCCATGAATACCTGTGCAGCCTCAGCGAACGGCCGCGGCTGATGAAGCAGATTTTCTCCCTGTACTCATTGATCGAGGCCCCCATGCGCCTGTGGCTGGAGCACGGTGAAAAGCCGCTCAGTGGCCGCCAGGAACATGCACAGATTCTTGATGCCGTTCGCGCTCGCGATGCCGAGGCCGCTGAACGTGTGATTCGCCAGCACATTGAAGGGACGCTGCCGGCGCTGACGTTGTTTCTCCGATCCGAGCCATAAGAATAAAGCGGGCACTCCGATTGAGAGCTGCCCCATGACACCTCGTTGAATGCTGCCCTCCCATCACAGCAAAACGGAGTTTTCACCATGCGTAAGCAATGCGCTCTTGTTGTCGCAGTTTACTTCGGTCTCGCTTCCCATCTGGCGATGGCTGAACCGACCGTTCCTCAACGTCTGCAATCGGTTGAAAAACTGACCTACTGTTCGGGCATGGATTCGCCGCCTCTGGTTGCATTCGACGAGGCGCAGAAGCCCAGGGGGCTGGCGGTGGATCTGGGGCTGGAAATAGCCAGGCGACTGGGCAACAAGAAGGTGGAGTGGCGTGTCATTCCGTTTTCCGGGCTGGTGCCTGCGTTGCTCGCCAGCCAGTGCGACATGATCGTCGATCAGCTGTTTGACAAGCCTGAGCGTCGTCAGGTCATCGACATCGTCAACTATATGTACTCCAGCCAGTCCGTCGTCGTACCCAAGGGCAATCCCAATGGGATCTCGGCCGTGTCGGATCTCTCCGGTCACAAGGTCGCCGTGCTCAATGGTTCGACCATCAAGACGCTGCTCGATACTGAGAACGACAGCCTGACGAAGGCGGGCAAGCCGCCCATGAAGCTGGTCGTCTACAACTCCGATACCGATGCTTTCCAGGCGCTGCGCATCAGCCAGGTGGATGCCTATGGCACCACAGTGGAGACCGCCGGTTACTACGCATCGATGGCGCCTGACCTGTTTCAGGAAGGTGTTCCGGCATTTGCCAGGATCCTGACCGGGCTGGGCATCCGCAAGGATGATCCGCAACTCACTGCTGCCGTCGAGCAGATCATCAAGGACATGCGCACTGATGGCAGCTACAGCAAGCTGCTTGCCAAATGGCATGTCGACAGCGACAAGCTGGACTGAGGGGCGGCGCAATGAACTTCAACTGGGACGTGTTCTGGCAATACCTCTTGCAACCTAGTGACGTGTATCTCAATGCGCTGTGGCTTACCTGCGTCATCAGTGTTCTGGCGATGGCAATGGGCTGTGTACTGGGGCTGCTCGCGGCCCTCATGCGTCTCTCCGGGAATCCGCTGCTGCAATACCCTGTGCGGTTTTATGTGTGGCTGATGCGCGGTACACCTCTGCTGGTGCAGATCGTATTCCTGTACACGGCTCTGGCTGCCGGCGGGATATTCCGGTTTCAGGACATTGATCTGGGATGGTTCGTACTGCCGGGCAATATTCAGGCGGCGATCATTGCGCTGGCGTTGAATGAAGGGGCCTATATGGCTGAAATCATTCGCTCGGGCATCGGTGCAATCGACAAGGGCCAGTACGAAGCGGGCCGTTCCCTGGGGATGACGTTTGGCAAGCTGATGCGGCGCATCGTGCTGCCTCAGGCATTTCGCGTCATCGTCCCGCCGATTGGCAACGAGTTCAACGTCATGCTCAAGAACACCACCCTCGTGAGTGTGATTGGCGTGCAGGAACTGCTGCTCAGTACCCAGATGATCACCTCGGCCACTTTCAGGGTTTTTGAGCTGTACCTGGTGGTTGCCATTTACTTCCTGCTGCTGACCACCCTCTGGGGCTTTTTCCAGAGCTGGCTGGAAAGACGTTTCGGTCAGTCGGACCGGCCGAAAGCGGCAGCATCAAAACGGATGTTCGGCAGCAGTACATCCAGGTTGTTGAGGGGGCGTTGAGATGACGAAAACCAGCAAAGACTTCGTGATCGAGGCCATGGACATCCACAAGTCGTTCGGGGATCTGGAGATTCTCAAGGGGATTTCCCTGCAGGTGGCGCGGGGTGAGGTGGTGGTGCTGATCGGAGCTTCCGGTTCTGGGAAGACCACGTTCATCCGCTGCATCAATCTTCTGGAAGAAATCCAGAGTGGCCGGATCCGCGTCAATGGCGAGCCCATGGGCTACCACGAGGGCAAGGATGGCAGCCTGATACGTGACAGCGAGCGCAACATCGCCCGGCAGCGCCGCAATATCGGCATGGTCTTTCAGCGTTTCAATCTGTTTCCGCACATGACGGCCCTGGAAAACATTATCGAAGCGCCTGTTCAGGTACTGGGTGTAAAACGTGCCGAGGCCATTGAACAGGCCCGGCAATTGCTGGCGCGCGTAGGGCTGGCGGACAAGGCGGATCACTATCCTTCGATGTTGTCCGGCGGGCAACAGCAGCGGGTGGCGATTGCCCGGACGCTGGCCATGAAACCCCAGGCGATTCTGTTCGATGAGCCCACCAGTGCTCTGGACCCCGAGACGGTAGGGGAAGTCTTGCAAGTCATGAAGGAACTGGCCGAGGAGGGCATGACCATGGTGGTTGTCACCCATGAAATGGGGTTTGCACGGGAAGTGGCGGATCGAGTCGTGGTGCTCGATCAGGGAGAGCTCATCGAGCAAGGCCCGCCTTCACAGATATTCAGCAAGCCGACTCATCCACGTACCAGGGCCTTTTTGAGCCGGGTTTTGCCGGAGGCACTCTTATGCTGACGTTTTCCGCTCATCAATATCCTTATGCATCCCAGCGCCAGAGTGTCTTTGCACGCCGTGGCATGGTTGCCGCTTCCCAGCCGCTGGCTGCCGAGGCAGGTATCGAAATCATGCGTAAGGGGGGCAACGCCATTGATGCCGCCATTGCCACGGCAGCGGCCTTGACGGTGGTCGAGCCCACTGGATGTGGTATCGGTGGTGATGCGTTTGCTCTGGTCTGGGTCAAAGGCCAGTTGCATGGGCTCGATGCCAGTGGTCATGCACCCGCGGCTTTGAACATCGATGCCGTCAAGTCGGCCGGCCACACGGAAATGCCTTTGTATGGCTGGACGCCAGTGACCGTATCCGGTTGCCCGTCGGCCTGGGCCGAACTGTCGACCCGGTTCGGGCGCTTGCCCTTTGCCGATCTGCTGCAACCGGCTATCAGTCTCGCCGAGGAAGGCTTTCCGGTTTCTCCTGTGGTCGCTCATCAATGGCAGATCGCATTCGAGCAATTCTCCGCCAGACGTGAGCCTGCCATGCAGGCATGGTTCGATACTTTCCTGATCGATGGCAGAACGCCGAAGGCAGGTGAGATATTCTGTAACCCCGCCCAGGCCCGGACCTTGAGCGAGCTGGCGGCGACCCGTTGCGAAAGCTTTTACCGAGGCGAAATCGCCCGCCGACTCGATGCCCGGTCACATGCTGACGGTGGCTACCTTCGCCTGACGGACCTGCAGAGCTATCGTCCCCGTTGGGTCGAGCCCATCAGCGTCAATTATCGCGGCTATGACGTCTGGGAAATTCCACCCAGCGGTCAGGGCCTGATCGCACTCATGACCCTGCAAATCCTTCAAGGGTTCGAGTTCGATCACCGGGACAGCCAGCAAACCTGGCACCGCCAGATCGAAGCCCTGAAACTCGCCTACAGTGACGGACTGCACTACATCACCGATCCCGAGTACATGCGCGTGGCGGTTGCCGATCTGTTGAGCGAAGGCTATGCGCAAAAGCGGCGCGAGCTGATCGACGAAAAAGCCATTGCACCGACACCGGGGGATCCGCATTCCAGCGGCACCGTCTACCTGGCAACGGCAGACGCCGAGGGCAATATGGTGTCGTTTATCCAGAGCAACTACCACGGCTTCGGGTCCGGCATCGTGCTGCCCGACAGTGGTATCGCGCTGCAGAACCGTGGCCAGGAATTCAGCCTGGACCCCGGGCATTCTAATGCTCTGGCACCCGGCAAACAGACGTTGCACACGATCATTCCGGGATTTCTGACCAGAGAGGGTCAGCCCATCGGGCCGTTCGGGGTCATGGGCGGATACATGCAGCCCCAGGGGCATGTGCAGATGGTGATGAACCTGGTGGATTTTGGCCTCAACCCGCAATCGGCGCTCGATGCGCCACGCTGGCAATGGCTGGGCGGCATGAAAGTGGGCGTTGAGCCCGCAGCCTCCCGTGATCTGGCTCTGTCGCTGGCCAGGAGAGGGCATGAGATCGAGATTGCCTGCGACCTGGTTGATTATGGTCGTGGCCAGATCATCGTGCGCGATCCTGATACCGGTGTGTTGTGTGGCGGGACGGAACCACGCGCCGACTCGCATATTGCGGTCTGGTAAGGGCTGGCTTCCCGTAGTTGGCAGGCGCCGGATTTGTTGTATCAGATCAGACTGATCGGCATCATTCTGGTCGCTTGCCACATATGCCGGGTTATTTTTAACCCGATTGGCCAGCTTTTCACGATTCAATAATGCTCTGCTGTTTCCTGCTTTTGCAAAGTTGGCAGTCGAGCTGGCGATGCGCCTTCATCCTTGCTGACCCAATCGAGCATCCTTTCTGTTCGGCAGTAGAGTATTTATTCAAAGAATGACTTTGTCTTGGGATCCTATAATTCTGAACGCTTCAGGAAAGTGGCTGTCAAAGGCGCGCTCAAATCTCCTCTTTTAGCAGATGCCTCAACAGCCCTCGGTGATGCATTGCCGAAAAACTCTGCACGAAAACCTGACCAGATTGTCCGTTTTTGGCGCGATTCTGATGGCTTCATGCTCATTTTTCGTTTTGTCCGGCTTTTGTCCGAGCAGGTGTTGATTAAATGGGTGACAGCAATAAGCGCCAATTTAAGTAATAACTAATGCTCAACTGTTGTCAGGGTTGAGAAGGGGAGGTGGATTTATGGTGTCTGACTTTTGGTCGTCAGCTTTTTGTTATCAGCTTCAATAATTATTAACTTTATCTGGAACGTTTCCGTTTGCTTTTGTTTAAGTAAGCCTGCCGGCAAGGCTGCAAGTTTTATCGACTTGCATCACTCGGCAACAGGCCATTGAGTTTTTATTCTTCCAGATTGAAACGCTTCAACGAAAACGCCGACAAGTCCACATCACTCTTTCCATGAATACACTGTTGGGCCAGTGCCTGCCCAAGTCCGGCGGAATGTTTGAAGCCGTGTCCCGAGCAGGCGGATACAACGGTCACGTTTTTAAGGCGTGGGTGTTCATCGATGATGAAGTGGTAATCCGGTGTCACCGTGTAGGCGCATACGGAGGATCTGACGACCCTGGAGGTCAGTCCGGCTATCTTGCCGCTGACCTGGGTCCTGAACATGTCCTGTTCTTCTGCTGCCGTGATAGTCCGCTCCAGGGTTTCTGGTTGCGAGACGTCGACGTATTGCTCGGTGGCCATCTTCATGCTGCCTTCGCCAGCCAGCGGCGGGAAGCCGTAGTTGATATCCACCTCGCCCGGCCCGTGGGTGAGGATGAAGCTGGGTGAGACGGGCGCGAAGACCGCCTGGTCTTCCAGTTCAAACCAGAACAGCTTTTGCCGGCAGACCCTCAGTAATCGATCAAAAGGCGCTCCGAGCAGGTCGGCAGACCACATGCCAGCGCTGACGATCACCTTGTTGGCCAGGATCGAGCCTTTATCGGTCGTAATGCGCACGCCTTCGCCATGAGTCTGCAAGTGAGTGACGGTTTCGTCTGTCAGGACTTTGGCTCCATGGGCTTTGGCCAGCTGGAGTTGCACGGCAATGCAGCGCTCTGGCCGCACATAACCACCGGCGGGCTCGAAGTAGCCGATGGCGCTATCCAGTACCGGCGCAAACTGCGGGAATCGCTGGCGAATGGAGGGTGCCGACAGCACTTCGTGCTCCACGCCATAGGCTTGAGCCAGCTGGATGGTCTTGTGGGTGAAGTCCTGCGGGTCTTGCGGGTCGTAAGCCGGATGGGAGCTCATCACCAGCACGCCGCACTGCTCGAACAGAGACTCGCCGGACAGCGCCTCCAGATCGCGCCATATGGCGTGAGAGTTGCGCACCAGCGGCAGATATTGTGGGCCTTCACCGACGGAAAGGCGGGTGATGCGCGTATCACCGTGGCTGGAGCCATCAGTATGTGGCGGGTTGTGGCGATCCACGCCAATGGCATTGACCCCGGCTTTGGCCAATTGATAAAGGGTTGCCGCGCCCATGGCTCCCAGGCCCAGAACTGCCACTTCGCACCGTTGTTCCATCTGCAGGCCGCCTCGAAAAAGCGCTTATTTCAGAGAACCAGTGCATTTGAGGCAACAGTCAAAAAGGCATAAGCACAGGCCTGAACTGCATAGTCTTGTCGAATCGGTGGGTAAGGGGAGGGCGTGCAAAAAACTTCACACCGTCGATGATTTTTGACTTGCGCTCCCCTGTGTTTTTCAGGTTCGGATTTTTTGAAAAGTTGTCCACGGAAAACGTGGGTATGTCTGTGGGTAACTTTTTGTAAGCCACGTTCTACGTGGCCTGTGGCTGTGTGGTTATTTTATGAACAGCTCATGAAATGTACCTGTCCCGTGACCTTTGGAGGGCTGAAAATGGATCCTGAATTCGCGAATAAGCGCACAGAATCCGATTATTTTTTCAGCTTTTTTTCGCGCTTCCGGCGCCCGTGAGTCGATTGGCCATCAGGTCCAGTGCCGAGCAGATGATGAAGTACACCAGAGCGATGAACAGGAAAATCTCCGTGGGATACACCATGACCCGGTTGCTGACCTGTGTGGCCACGAACGACAGCTCACCGACGCCGATCACATAGGCCAGCGAGGTATCTTTTATCAGGGAGATCCATTGATTGAGGAACGAAGGCAGCATGATCGGCAGTGCCTGGGGCAGGATGATCAGGCGCAGTACTTGCCACGGGCTCATGCCCAGCGCCTTGGCGGCCGCCCATTGGCCTGAAGACAGGCTGAGGATGCCCGAGTGGACGGAGTGCGCCAGGTAGGCGCCACCAATCAGCGAGAGGGCGCAGACCACGGTGAACAAGGCCGGGACATCGATCTTGAACAGGATCGGCAGCAGGAAGTAGGTCCAGAAAATCAGCATCACCACCGGAATGGCGCGAAAGAAACCCAGCACGCCCAGCAATACCCAGCGTGTCCGGCCGCGCACCAGCACCAGAGCCACCCCCAGCACCAGGCCCAATGCGGCGGCCAGAATGCCTGACAGCAAGCTTAGGATCAGCGTCAGTGCCGCACCGCCCAATGGCCCGTCCGGGTACGCGCCCACCATTAGGTAGGCGAAGTTGTCGCTTATGACTGAAAAGTCCATGGTCAGGCCGCTCCCTGGCGATAACGCTTGCTGTGCTGGATCATCTGGCCGATGGCTTCGATCAGAGCGATGCTCACGATATACAGCAAGGTCGCGATACCGAAGGCCTGGAAAGCCTTGAAGGTTTCGGTTTCGACCTGACGCGAGGCATAGGACAGTTCGGCCAGGCCGATGGCCATGGTCAGCGACGAGTTTTTCAGCACATTCATGTATTGCCCCAGCAATGGCCCAAGCGCCGTGCGCACGGCCTGAGGCAGCACGACATAACGCCAGACCTGCGCGGGGCGAAGCCCCAGAGCCTGTCCGGCAATACGCTGCTGGGTGCGTACCGACGCGACACCGGCACGAAACTCTTCGGCAATGAACGCACTGCTATAGAGCATCAGGCCCCAGAAACCGGCAAGGAACTCGAATGACGGCCATTCGATCAGCAGGCCGGCCAGGTTCACTTCGTGAGGCATGTTCAGCCAGCTGACCAGCGCTTCGGGCAACAGGGCGCTGACCCCGAAGTACCAGAAGAACAACTGCACCAGCAGAGGCGTATTGCGAAACAGCGACAGATAGCCCCGTGCAGGCCAGGACCAGAGACGCGAAGAGGAAATCCGTGCCAGGCAGACAAGGAAGCCAAGCGCTGTGGCGCTCAGGCAGACCAGGATCGACAGGCCTAGCGTGAGCAGAAATCCATCGAACAACAAATGCAGGTATTGCGGGCCCAGCAGTTCACCGAACATCAGATGCAACATCCATCCAGAATTGAAAGAGCCCGCCGGGTTGTCCGCAGCGGGCTACCGAGAAACGGGTCGCTCGGGATCAGCTCTTGTCACCGATCTTGAACAGACGGGCCAGAGGTGTCGGGGTGTTCGGGCCGAACCAGGTGTCATAGATCTTCTGTGCCTGCCCCTTGGATTCCAGCTCTACCAGCGTCTGGTTGACGAACTCGGTCAGTGCGGTTTCGCCTTTCGGAATTCCGACTCCGATCAGGTCATTGGAAATGGTGAAGGGCGGGACTTCGTATTTGTCCTTGTCCGGCACATTGGCCAGCAGACCGATCAGTTTTGGACCGTCTTGAGTGATGGCCTGCACGTTACCGTTGCGCAATGCGGTAAAGGCAAAAGGCGTATCATCGTAGGCAATGACTTTTGCGCCGGGGAATTTCTCGCGCAGCACGCCTTCGTTGACGGTGCCCTTGTCGACGCCCACACGCCATTTGTTCAGGTCATCCTGATTCTTGAGCGTGCCTTTCTTGACGATGAACTGCTGGCCCGAGGAAAAGTAGGGGATGCTGAAGTTCACCTGCTCGGCCCGTTCCGGGGTGATGGTGAAATTGGCCAGAACCAGATCGACCTTGTTGGCGACCAATAGCGGCACCCGGTTTGCAGGGTTTGTGGGTTGCAATTGCAGCTTCACACCCAGTTTGTCGGCGATGGCCTTGGCGTAATCCACATCCAGGCCCTCTATTTGCTTGCTTTTTGCATCTACAAAACCGAACGGCGGATTGCTGTCGAAAGCAGCGACCCTCAAGACACCGGATTTTTTGATGTCTTCCAGGCGGTCGGCGTGAGCCAGACCCGAGAGCACGGCGAGGGACAGGGCAGTAATGGCAGTCAATTTTTTCATGAGTTCTCAACACTTTATGGATGATTCTGGTGACGAGTGTTGCAGCTCACGGATGATCTTAAAAAGAATATAAAGGAATCTTGTAATTCTTTTTTGGAATATTAAGGTGCATGTGCTCCTTTTCATGCAGGGAGCGTCACAGGGCGCTTCTGCGTGCAGTTGTTAGACGCGCAGGACATGTATATGAATCAAGGCGAAAGATGTGCCAGAAATATACGACGGTTTTATTACGCGTTCGGAAAACCGAATAAGAATGCACTTTCCCTACCATAAACGGCCGGGCTCTTAAACGACTTGCAAAGTTGCAAATTCGCCTCGGTGCAATGATGCTTTCGTCTCGGTTTTTACATGCTGTCTGCCATCCCGGTGTCTTTACCAAGAAATCAATGGTTTTAATAGAAAATCAAAACGAGATAATTGCTGGACGTTAATTTAAAGTACCCGTTTCGCGGCGCAGGTCGTCGACAGAGTGTCGAGATTCGTCTGCGAGGGTATTCCTGACATTCGGCGGAAGTGTTTATCATCGCAAGGAGATGGATGGATGAGGGCTTTATGAATACTGACTCTTCGCAGATGGAGCATGAGGTCCTCGATATCTTTGGCACGCTGCAGTCGTTTATCCGCAAGGCGGCTCCGCTCAATGTCGACATGGTGCTGGAGGGGGAGACGGGCACCGGCAAGGACACCCTGGCACGACGCATTCACCAGCTGTCGGGTCGCGAAGGCCCTCTGGTCGCACTCAACTGTGCTGCCGTGCCCGAGCAACTTGCCGAGAGTGAGCTTTTCGGGGTCATGGCGGGGGCATACACCGGCGCATCCAAGTCGCGGGCAGGCTATATAGAAGCGTCCCACAACGGGACGCTCTATCTGGATGAAATCGACAGCATGCCGTTGCTGCTCCAGGCCAAGCTGCTGCGTGTGCTGGAAATGCGCGGAATAGAGCGCTTGGGCTCGACACGTTTCGTGTCCCTGAACCTGCGTGTGATCGTCGCGACACAGACACCGCTGGAAAAACTGGTAGAGGAGGGCAAGTTTCGGCGAGATCTGTTTTTTCGCCTGAACGTCATCAAGATCCAGTTGCCTACCCTGCGTTCGCGCCTTGACCATCTTCCTTCGTTGTTCGAGCGCTTCGTCATGGAGACGGCTCAAAAACACCATCAGCCGATTCCCCAGCGCGACCCTGCCGTGCTCAATCGCCTGCTCAGCCACCGCTGGCCCGGCAATATCCGCGAGCTTAAATGTGCAGCCGAGCGTTTCGTGCTGGGCATGTCACCGCTGGGCACCGACGAAGATCCGCACCTGGAAGGCAATGTTCCTCTCAAGGGTTATCTTCGCCAGTTCGAAAAGGCTCTCATCCAGGATTGTCTGTCGCGTCATCCCAAGTGTATCGAGTCCGTGATCAGTGAACTGGGCATTCCCCGACGCACCCTTTATCACCGCATGAAAAGCCTCAGTATCAACTCGCCGGAGCCGTAGTTTTTTATTTACTTCC
Proteins encoded:
- a CDS encoding amino acid ABC transporter permease yields the protein MFGELLGPQYLHLLFDGFLLTLGLSILVCLSATALGFLVCLARISSSRLWSWPARGYLSLFRNTPLLVQLFFWYFGVSALLPEALVSWLNMPHEVNLAGLLIEWPSFEFLAGFWGLMLYSSAFIAEEFRAGVASVRTQQRIAGQALGLRPAQVWRYVVLPQAVRTALGPLLGQYMNVLKNSSLTMAIGLAELSYASRQVETETFKAFQAFGIATLLYIVSIALIEAIGQMIQHSKRYRQGAA
- a CDS encoding sigma 54-interacting transcriptional regulator, whose amino-acid sequence is MNTDSSQMEHEVLDIFGTLQSFIRKAAPLNVDMVLEGETGTGKDTLARRIHQLSGREGPLVALNCAAVPEQLAESELFGVMAGAYTGASKSRAGYIEASHNGTLYLDEIDSMPLLLQAKLLRVLEMRGIERLGSTRFVSLNLRVIVATQTPLEKLVEEGKFRRDLFFRLNVIKIQLPTLRSRLDHLPSLFERFVMETAQKHHQPIPQRDPAVLNRLLSHRWPGNIRELKCAAERFVLGMSPLGTDEDPHLEGNVPLKGYLRQFEKALIQDCLSRHPKCIESVISELGIPRRTLYHRMKSLSINSPEP
- a CDS encoding amino acid ABC transporter permease; this encodes MDFSVISDNFAYLMVGAYPDGPLGGAALTLILSLLSGILAAALGLVLGVALVLVRGRTRWVLLGVLGFFRAIPVVMLIFWTYFLLPILFKIDVPALFTVVCALSLIGGAYLAHSVHSGILSLSSGQWAAAKALGMSPWQVLRLIILPQALPIMLPSFLNQWISLIKDTSLAYVIGVGELSFVATQVSNRVMVYPTEIFLFIALVYFIICSALDLMANRLTGAGSAKKS
- a CDS encoding ABC transporter substrate-binding protein, with translation MKKLTAITALSLAVLSGLAHADRLEDIKKSGVLRVAAFDSNPPFGFVDAKSKQIEGLDVDYAKAIADKLGVKLQLQPTNPANRVPLLVANKVDLVLANFTITPERAEQVNFSIPYFSSGQQFIVKKGTLKNQDDLNKWRVGVDKGTVNEGVLREKFPGAKVIAYDDTPFAFTALRNGNVQAITQDGPKLIGLLANVPDKDKYEVPPFTISNDLIGVGIPKGETALTEFVNQTLVELESKGQAQKIYDTWFGPNTPTPLARLFKIGDKS